A genomic segment from Bos mutus isolate GX-2022 chromosome 14, NWIPB_WYAK_1.1, whole genome shotgun sequence encodes:
- the DCSTAMP gene encoding dendritic cell-specific transmembrane protein → MGVWTSGGNIFLSLWGTYVSPRSPGWMAFAQHAGVCCFVAFISVGLLSGAFYWFLSSLTVFITSWMATCVLLCCSKHARCFILLFFLSCGLREGRNALIAAGTGVVIFGHVENIFHNFKGLLDSMTCNLRAKSFAIHFPLLKKYIEAIRWVYGLVTHLSLFDDLVSWNQTLEVSLFSPSQALEAQLNDTTDKALGVLYQMVMATEVLCSLGRQLLALTGLLLVLLGTGLFMKRFLDPCGWKFENIYLTRHFVQLDERERREQRPCVLPLNKQERKKYVVIPSFWLTPKDRRNLGLFFLPVLTHLYIWLLFAAIDYLLYSLIFSMSKHFQSLPGLEVRLKLHRQEQGTQDIIHASSFNISLFEQTCIPKPKLLLSKTWIPLSIILVILVTLGLLSSILMQLKILVSASFYPSVQRERMQYLHAKILKKRSKRPVGEVKGKLSLYFTKIHFWLPVLKMIGKKQMDIASEDNPEETPHSSSSTLCQQSFSSLQMAALPHPQQERTAQQDPSVA, encoded by the exons ATGGGTGTCTGGACCTCAGGCGGCAACATCTTCTTAAGCCTCTGGGGGACGTATGTGTCTCCAAGAAGCCCTGGATGGATGGCCTTTGCCCAGCACGCGGGCGTCTGCTGTTTTGTCGCTTTCATTTCCGTGGGCCTCCTCTCTGGGGCCTTCTACTGGTTCCTGTCCTCACTCACCGTCTTCATCACCTCCTGGATGGCCACGTGCGTTCTGCTGTGCTGCTCCAAGCACGCACGGTGTTTCATTCTGCTGTTCTTCCTCTCGTGCGGCCTGCGTGAAGGCAGGAACGCTTTGATTGCTGCGGGCACAGGGGTGGTCATCTTCGGACACGTGGAAAATATCTTTCACAACTTTAAAGGGCTCCTGGACAGTATGACTTGCAACCTGAGGGCAAAGAGCTTTGCCATCCATTTCccacttttgaaaaaatatatcgAAGCAATTCGGTGGGTGTACGGCCTTGTCACTCACCTGAGTCTATTTGATGATCTTGTGTCCTGGAACCAGACCCTGGAGGTCTCTCTTTTCAGTCCCAGCCAAGCCCTGGAGGCTCAGCTCAACGACACCACGGACAAAGCCCTGGGTGTCTTGTACCAGATGGTGATGGCGACGGAGGTGCTGTGCTCCCTGGGGCGGCAGCTCCTTGCCCTCACagggctgctgctggtgctgcttgGCACTGGCCTCTTCATGAAGCGATTCTTGGACCCTTGTGGCTGGAAGTTTGAGAACATCTACCTCACCAGGCACTTTGTTCAGCTGGACGAAAGGGAGAGGCGTGAACAGAGGCCCTGTGTCCTCCCGCTGAATAagcaggaaaggaagaagtaTGTCGTCATCCCGTCTTTCTGGCTGACTCCTAAAGACAGGAGGAACCTGGGCCTGTTTTTCCTCCCGGTTCTTACCCACCTCTATATCTGGCTGCTGTTTGCAGCCATAGATTATCTGCTGTACTCGCTCATTTTCTCCATGAGCAAACATTTCCAAAGCCTGCCAGGGCTCGAGGTGCGCTTGAAACTGCACAGACAG gAACAAGGGACTCAAGATATCATCCATGCTTCTTCCTTTAATATATCTCTGTTTGAACAGACCTGCATCCCTAAACCGAAGCTCCTTCTATCTAAGACCTGGATTCCTCTCAGCATCATTCTCGTGATACTAGTGACGCTAGGACTGTTGTCCTCCATCCTGATGCAGCTTAAAATCCTGGTGTCAGCATCCTTCTACCCGAGCGTGCAGAGGGAGCGCATGCAATACCTCCACGCAAAGATACTAAAGAAAAGATCAAAGCGGCCAGTGGGAGAAGTAAAAGGGAAACTGAGCCTGTACTTTACAAAG attcatttctggCTTCCAGTCTTGAAAATGATTGGGAAGAAACAAATGGACATTGCCAGTGAAGACAACCCAGAAGAGACCCCACACAGCTCTTCATCCACCCTGTGCCAGCAGTCCTTCTCAAGTCTACAGATGGCGGCCCTTCCTCATCCCCAGCAAGAGAGAACTGCACAGCAGGATCCTTCAGTGGCTTAA